In Thermus aquaticus, the sequence CCACCGCCTCGGCCACCTTGGCGATGATGGGAGCGCTTCCCAGGGCCCCGGTTTTGGCGGCGTGGATGGGGAGGTCCTCGGCGATAGCGGCGATCTCCTCGTAGACCAGCTCTGGGGGGAGGAGCTCCACCCGCTTTACCCCCAAGGTGTTCTGCACCGTGAGGAGGGTGGGGGCGGCCATGCCGTAGACCCCAAAGCGCCCGAAGGCCTTCAGGTCCGCCTGGAGGCCCGCCCCCCCGGAGGGGTCGGAGCCAGCGATGGTGAGGGCGGTCCGCATCATGCCAGAGGAAGCTCCATCCGGGCCCTGCCCCTAAGCACCGCCTCCACCAGGTTCATGGGGCAGAAGGGGCCGCACATGCTGCAGGCCTTGGTCTTGGAGCCCCGCTCCTCCTTGATCCGCCTCGCCTCCTCGGGGAAAAGCGAGAGGGCGAACTGCCCCTCCCAGTCCAGGCGGTAGCGGGCCTCGGACATCCTCCGGTTGCGCTCCAGGGCTATGGGATTCCCCCGGGCTACGTCGGCGGCGTGGGCGGCGATCTTGAAGGCGATGACCCCTTCCTTCACGTGCTCGGCGGTGGGGAGGCCCAGGTGCTCCGCCGGGGTCAGGTAGCAGAGCATATCGGCCCCCATCCACCCCGCCAGCGCCCCGCCGATGGCCCCGGCGATGTGGTCAAACCCCGCCGCCGTGTCCACGGGGAGCATACCCAGGATGTAGAAGGGGGCGTGGCCGGTGAGCTTTTTCTGGATCTGGACGTTGGCGGCCACCTCGTTCAGGGGGATGTGCCCGGGACCCTCCACCATGGCCTGCACCCCCGCCCTCCTGGCCCTTTCCACCAGCTCCCCGATGGTGAGGAGCTCGGCGATCTGGGCCCGGTCGGTGCTGTCGGCCAGGGAGCCAGGGCGGAGGCCGTCCCCCAGGGAGAGGGTCATGTCGTAGGTGCGGGCGATCTCCAGGAGGTCATCGTAGCGGGCGTAGAGGGGGTTTTCCTCGCCCCGGTGGAGCATCCAGGCGGCCATGAGGCCCCCGCCCCGGCTCACGATGCCCGTGGTGCGGGCGCTATGCCGGTAGACCTCCAGGTTCTTCAGGGTGACCCCCACGTGGACGGTGATGTAGTCCACCCCCTCCTTCCCGTGCTCCTCTATGACCTGGAACAGCTCGTCCGCCGACATGTCAAAGAAGCTCTTGCGCCTGGCCGCCCGGAACTCCGCCTCGTAGACGGGCACGGTGCCCAGGGGCACGGTGGCCACCTCCAGGATCCTCCTCCGGATCTCCTTGAGGTCCCCGCCGGTGGAGAGGTCCATGATGGTGTCCGCCCCGTAGCGGATGGCCACCCGGGCCTTTTCCACCTCCGCCTCCACGTCCACGTAGTCGTAGGAGGTGCCCAGGTTGGCGTTGACCTTGACGGAAAGCCCCTCGCCGATGCCCTTGAAGTCGGTGAGGGTGCGGTGGTTGGGATTCCTGGGGATCACGATCCGGCCCGCCGCCACCCCCTCCCGCACGAACTCGGGGGAAACCCCTTCCCTCTCGGCCACGTAGGCCATCTCCTCGGTAACGATGCCCTTCCTCGCCGCTTCCAGCTGCGTCATCCTTCCACCCCCATAAGCCCAAGAAGCCTCTTGGCCGTCCACGGGGCCAGGAGGACCCCGTTGCGCCCGTGCCCTGTAGCCGCGTAGATGCCCTCTCCCACCTCGCCCACAAAGAGCTCCCCTAGGGGCCGATAGCCCCAGAGGACCCCAAGGAAGCGGGCCCCTTCCAGAAGGGGAAAGCGCTCGTGGGCATAGTCGGCGAGCCAGCGGAGGCCGAAGAGGTCCACGCCCCCGGCCCACCCCTCCCGGCTCGTGGCCCCCACATAGACCCCGCCCTCCCGGGGAAGGAGGTAGCCGTCCCCGGCGAAGAGGGGTCCGGGCGGGGCCTCGCCCTCGAGGAGGAGGGCCTCCCCCTTCAGGGGCCGCACCCCTAGGCCAAACCGCCCGCCCCAGGCCCCCACGGCGAGGAGGACGAAGCGGGCCTCCACCGCACCTTCCCTTAGGATCACCCTCCCCTCCGCCACCCCTTCGGCCTCGGCCTGGACCAGGGGCACGCCCATCCCCCGGAGGGCGGCCAGGAGGGCCTCCCGGAGGGCCTTGGGGTTCACGTACCCCCCGGGGAAGCGCCGGGCCCCCCGGCCGCCCCGCACCGGGTAAGGGAGGGGCTCTTCGGCCCTCCAGGCCGCCTTCTCCCCCTCGCTTAGGACCACCACGTGGGTGCCGGCAAAGCCCGCCTCCACGGAGAAGCCCCGCTCCTTGAGCTCGGCCAGGAGCTCCTGGTAGTAGCCCAGGCCGAAAAGCCCCGCCTCCAGGAGCTCCCCGGAAAGCCCCTCGGGGTAGGGGGCCAGCATCCCGGCGCTGGCCAGGGTGGCCGCCCCCTCCTTCCCCGCGTCCAGGAGGAGGACGGAAAGGCCCCGCCTGGCCAGCTCGTAGGCAGCCAGGGTCCCGATGATCCCCGCCCCCACCACGGCCACCTCGGCCCTCACCCCTGCCTCCCCAGGGGCACGCCCTCGGTGGGGCTGGAGGGGCTCGCCGCCTTCTTAGGCCGCATAGGCCCCGCCAAAAAGGCCCTCCTCCCCGCCTCCACCGCAAGCCTAAAGGCCTCGGCCATGGCGGGGGGGTCCTGGGCCTCGGCGATGGCGGTGTTGACCAAAACCGCGTCCAGGCCCAGCTCCATCACCTCCGCCGCGTGGGAGGGGAGGCCGAGCCCTGCGTCCACCACCACCGGGGGGAGGGAGGCCCGCTCCCGGGCGAAGAGCTCCAAAAGGGCCCGGGTCCTCACCCCCCAGCCCGAGCCGATGGGGGCCGCCAGGGGCATCACCGTGGCCGTGCCCAGGGCGGCGAGCCTTTTGGCCAGCACCAGGTCCGGCCCCATGTAGGGGAGGACCAGGAAGCCCTCCTCCAAGAGGCGCTCCGCCGCCTTCAGGGTCTCCACGGGGTCCGGGAGGAGGTAGGTGGGGTCGGGGATGACCTCCAGCTTCACCCACCGCTCCCCGGTGAGGGCCCTCCCCAGCCGGGCGAGGCGCACCGCCTCCTCGGCCGTCTTGGCCCCGGCGGTGTTGGGGAGGAGGCGCACCCCCTCAAGGGCCTCCAAAAGCCCCACATGCCCCGGGGCCTTGAGCTCCACCCGCCTTACGGAGACCGTGACCACCTCGGCCCCCGCCGCCCAGATGGCCTCCCGCATCACCCCGAAGTCCCGGTACTTGCCCGAGCCCAGGATGAGGCGGCTTTTGAGCTCCACGTCGCCCACCTTCCAGGTGTCCATCTAGCCTCCTTGCATGAGGGCCACCACCTCCACCACGTCCCCCTCCTTCAGGACGTAGGGAGGAAGCTCCCGCCCGGGGAAGGCCTCCTCGTTCACGAGAACGGCCACCCGCTCCAGCTCCACCCTAAGCTCCTCCAGGACCTCCCTGAGGTCCCGCCCCTCGAGGGGCCTGGCCTCGCCGTTAAGCCACACCATAGAGCCGCTCCCTAAAGGCCCTGGCCGCCCCCTCGGGGTCGGGGGCGTCCAGGATGGCCCGCACCACCACGATGCGCCTGGCCCCGGCTTCCAGGACCTGGTCCAGGTTGGCCAGGTCTATGCCGCCGATGGCGAACCAGGGCCTATTCCCCAGGTTCTCCGCCGCCCAGCGCACGTAGCCGAGGCCCGCCGCAGGCCGCCCCGGCTTGGTGGGGGTCTCCCACACCGGCCCCACGGAGAGGTAGTCCGCCCCCTCCTCGAGGGCCCTCAGGGCCTGCTCCGGCGCGTGGGTGGAGCGGCCCACCA encodes:
- the thiC gene encoding phosphomethylpyrimidine synthase ThiC — translated: MTQLEAARKGIVTEEMAYVAEREGVSPEFVREGVAAGRIVIPRNPNHRTLTDFKGIGEGLSVKVNANLGTSYDYVDVEAEVEKARVAIRYGADTIMDLSTGGDLKEIRRRILEVATVPLGTVPVYEAEFRAARRKSFFDMSADELFQVIEEHGKEGVDYITVHVGVTLKNLEVYRHSARTTGIVSRGGGLMAAWMLHRGEENPLYARYDDLLEIARTYDMTLSLGDGLRPGSLADSTDRAQIAELLTIGELVERARRAGVQAMVEGPGHIPLNEVAANVQIQKKLTGHAPFYILGMLPVDTAAGFDHIAGAIGGALAGWMGADMLCYLTPAEHLGLPTAEHVKEGVIAFKIAAHAADVARGNPIALERNRRMSEARYRLDWEGQFALSLFPEEARRIKEERGSKTKACSMCGPFCPMNLVEAVLRGRARMELPLA
- a CDS encoding NAD(P)/FAD-dependent oxidoreductase, whose protein sequence is MRAEVAVVGAGIIGTLAAYELARRGLSVLLLDAGKEGAATLASAGMLAPYPEGLSGELLEAGLFGLGYYQELLAELKERGFSVEAGFAGTHVVVLSEGEKAAWRAEEPLPYPVRGGRGARRFPGGYVNPKALREALLAALRGMGVPLVQAEAEGVAEGRVILREGAVEARFVLLAVGAWGGRFGLGVRPLKGEALLLEGEAPPGPLFAGDGYLLPREGGVYVGATSREGWAGGVDLFGLRWLADYAHERFPLLEGARFLGVLWGYRPLGELFVGEVGEGIYAATGHGRNGVLLAPWTAKRLLGLMGVEG
- a CDS encoding thiazole synthase encodes the protein MDTWKVGDVELKSRLILGSGKYRDFGVMREAIWAAGAEVVTVSVRRVELKAPGHVGLLEALEGVRLLPNTAGAKTAEEAVRLARLGRALTGERWVKLEVIPDPTYLLPDPVETLKAAERLLEEGFLVLPYMGPDLVLAKRLAALGTATVMPLAAPIGSGWGVRTRALLELFARERASLPPVVVDAGLGLPSHAAEVMELGLDAVLVNTAIAEAQDPPAMAEAFRLAVEAGRRAFLAGPMRPKKAASPSSPTEGVPLGRQG
- the thiS gene encoding sulfur carrier protein ThiS — its product is MVWLNGEARPLEGRDLREVLEELRVELERVAVLVNEEAFPGRELPPYVLKEGDVVEVVALMQGG
- the thiE gene encoding thiamine phosphate synthase — encoded protein: MQGRLYLVVTPRPGWSFAETLDRTERALAGGVEVLQLRAKDWEARPILELGERMRALAERYGVPFFLNDRPDLAALLGADGVHLGQNDLTPPEARRFFGGMVGRSTHAPEQALRALEEGADYLSVGPVWETPTKPGRPAAGLGYVRWAAENLGNRPWFAIGGIDLANLDQVLEAGARRIVVVRAILDAPDPEGAARAFRERLYGVA